One part of the Symphalangus syndactylus isolate Jambi chromosome 1, NHGRI_mSymSyn1-v2.1_pri, whole genome shotgun sequence genome encodes these proteins:
- the YPEL4 gene encoding protein yippee-like 4, translating to MPSCDPGPGPACLPTKTFRSYLPRCHRTYSCVHCRAHLAKHDELISKSFQGSHGRAYLFNSVVNVGCGPAEQRLLLTGLHSVADIFCESCKTTLGWKYEQAFETSQKYKEGKYIIEMSHMVKDNGWD from the exons ATGCCCAGCTGTGACCCCGGTCcgggccctgcctgcctccccaccAAGACTTTCCGCAGCTACCTGCCCCGCTGTCACCGCACTTACAGCTGTGTCCACTGCCGTGCACACCTGGCCAAACACGATGAGCTTATTTCCAAG TCCTTCCAAGGGAGCCATGGCCGAGCCTACCTGTTTAACTCCGT ggtcaaCGTGGGTTGCGGGCCAGCTGAACAGCGCCTCTTGCTCACGGGGCTCCACTCGGTAGCTGACATTTTCTGTGAGAGCTGCAAAACCACACTGGGCTGGAAATAT GAACAAGCTTTTGAGACGAGCCAGAAGTACAAGGAAGGGAAATACATCATTGAAATGTCACATATGGTGAAGGACAACGGCTGGGACTGA